The Chlorocebus sabaeus isolate Y175 chromosome 1, mChlSab1.0.hap1, whole genome shotgun sequence genome includes a region encoding these proteins:
- the LRFN4 gene encoding leucine-rich repeat and fibronectin type-III domain-containing protein 4 — MAPPLLLLLLASGAAACPLPCVCQNLSESLSTLCAHRGLLFVPPNVDRRTVELRLADNFIQALGPPDFRNMTGLVDLTLSRNAITRIGARAFGDLESLRSLHLDGNRLVELGTGSLRGPVNLQHLILSGNQLGRIAPGAFDDFLESLEDLDLSYNNLRQVPWAGIGAMPALHTLNLDHNLIDALPPGAFAQLGQLSRLDLTSNRLATLAPDPLFSRGRDAEASPAPLVLSFSGNPLHCNCELLWLRRLARPDDLETCASPPGLAGRYFWAVPEGEFSCEPPLIARHTQRLWVLEGQRATLRCRALGDPTPTMHWVGPDDRLVGNSSRARAFPNGTLEIGVTGAGDAGGYTCIATNPAGEATARVELRVLALPHGGNTSAEGGRPGPSDIAASARTAAEGEGTLESEPAVQVTEVTATSGLVSWGPGRPADPVWMFQIQYNSSEDETLIYRIVPASSHHFLLKHLVPGADYDLCLLALSPAAGPSDLTATRLLGCAHFSTLPASPLCHALQAHVLGGTLTVAVGGVLVAALLVFTVALLVRGRGAGNGRLPLKLSHVQSQTNGGPSPTPKAHPPRSPPPRPQRSCSLDLGDAGCYGYARRLGGAWARRSHSVHGGLLGAGCRGVGGSAERLEESVV; from the exons ATGGCCCCGccgctcctgctgctgctgctggccagTGGAGCGGCCGCCTGCCCGCTGCCCTGCGTCTGCCAGAACCTGTCCGAGTCGCTCAGCACCCTCTGTGCCCACCGAGGCCTGCTGTTTGTGCCGCCCAACGTGGACCGGCGCACAGTGGAGCTGCGACTGGCTGACAACTTCATCCAGGCCCTGGGGCCCCCTGACTTCCGCAACATGACGGGGCTGGTGGACCTGACGCTGTCTCGTAATGCCATCACCCGCATTGGGGCCCGCGCCTTTGGGGACCTTGAGAGCCTTCGTTCCCTGCACCTGGATGGCAACAGGCTGGTGGAGCTTGGCACAGGCAGCCTTCGGGGCCCCGTCAACCTGCAGCACCTCATTCTCAGCGGCAACCAGCTGGGCCGCATCGCGCCAGGAGCCTTTGACGACTTCCTCGAGAGCCTGGAGGACCTGGACCTATCCTACAACAACCTCCGGCAGGTGCCCTGGGCCGGCATCGGCGCCATGCCTGCCCTGCACACCCTCAACCTGGACCATAACCTCATTGATGCACTGCCCCCAGGCGCCTTCGCCCAGCTCGGTCAGCTCTCCCGCCTGGACCTCACCTCCAACCGCCTGGCCACGCTGGCTCCGGACCCGCTCTTCTCTCGTGGGCGTGATGCAGAGGCCTCTCCCGCCCCCCTGGTGCTGAGCTTCAGCGGGAACCCCCTGCACTGCAACTGTGAGCTGCTGTGGCTGCGGCGGCTGGCGCGGCCGGACGACCTGGAGACCTGCGCCTCCCCGCCTGGCCTGGCCGGCCGCTACTTCTGGGCAGTGCCTGAGGGCGAGTTCTCCTGCGAGCCACCCCTCATTGCCCGCCACACGCAGCGCCTCTGGGTGCTGGAAGGCCAGCGGGCCACACTGCGGTGCCGGGCCCTGGGTGACCCCACGCCCACCATGCACTGGGTCGGTCCTGATGACCGGTTGGTTGGCAACTCCTCCCGAGCCCGGGCTTTCCCCAACGGAACCTTAGAGATTGGGGTGACTGGTGCTGGGGATGCTGGGGGCTACACCTGCATCGCCACCAACCCTGCTGGTGAGGCCACGGCCCGAGTAGAACTGCGGGTCCTGGCCTTGCCCCACGGTGGGAACACCAGCGCCGAGGGGGGCCGCCCCGGGCCCTCGGACATCGCTGCCTCGGCTCGCACTGCTGCCGAGGGTGAGGGGACGCTGGAGTCTGAGCCAGCCGTGCAGGTGACAGAGGTGACCGCCACCTCAGGGTTGGTGAGCTGGGGTCCCGGGCGGCCAGCAGACCCAGTGTGGATGTTCCAAATCCAGTACAACAGCAGCGAGGATGAGACGCTCATCTACCG GATAGTCCCAGCCTCCAGCCACCACTTCCTGCTGAAGCACCTGGTCCCCGGCGCTGACTATGACCTCTGCCTGCTGGCCTTGTCACCGGCCGCTGGGCCCTCCGACCTCACGGCCACCAGGCTGCTGGGCTGTGCCCATTTCTCCACTCTGCCAGCCTCACCCCTGTGCCACGCCCTGCAGGCCCATGTGCTGGGCGGGACCCTGACCGTGGCCGTGGGGGGTGTGCTGGTGGCTGCCTTACTGGTCTTCACTGTGGCCTTGCTGGTTCGGGGCCGGGGGGCCGGGAATGGCCGCCTCCCCCTCAAGCTCAGCCACGTCCAGTCCCAGACCAATGGAGGCCCCAGCCCCACACCCAAGGCCCACCCGCCACGGAGCCCCCCGCCCCGGCCGCAACGCAGCTGCTCTCTGGACCTGGGAGACGCCGGGTGCTACGGTTACGCCAGGCGCCTGGGGGGAGCCTGGGCCCGACGGAGCCACTCTGTGCACGGAGGGCTGCTCGGGGCAGGGTGCCGGGGGGTAGGAGGCAGCGCCGAGCGGCTGGAAGAGAGTGTGGTGTGA